In Dama dama isolate Ldn47 chromosome X, ASM3311817v1, whole genome shotgun sequence, one genomic interval encodes:
- the IRS4 gene encoding insulin receptor substrate 4 — MASCSFARDQATRRLRAAAAATAAALAAAATTPFLSSRTPTALIGTGSSCPGAMWLSTATGSRSDSESDEEDLPVGDEVCKRGYLRKQKHGHWRYFVLKLETADAPARLEYYENARKFRHSVRAAAAAAAAAASGATVPALIAPRRVITLYQCFSVSQRADARYPHLIALFTQNEYFAMVAENESEQESWYLLLSRLILESKRRRCGTLGAQPEGEPAALAAAAAAEPPFYKDVWQVIVKPRGLGHRKELSGVFRLCLTDEEVLFVRLNTEVASVVVQLLSIRRCGHSEQYFFLEVGRSTVIGPGELWMQVDDCVVAQNMHELFLEKMRALCADEYRARCRSYSISIGGHLLTLLSTRRHLDMLPLEPGGWLRRSRFEQFCHLWAIGDDGEDEMLLSRRYITPNEPVPPSRRGRLHLPRGRRSRRATSVPASFFRRAAPSPVRIQCPTEALHDRDPVSSEASGSGSGNSGEEGGPQGKEDQEENEGDYMPMNNWGSGNGRGSGSGQGSSGQGSSSQSSGGSQCSGRGHGSGGGQGSSGSHGSSGRGSGEQSAGGNQCSGDGQGTAGHGSGSGQGAGGGHGSGRGQGPGDGHGSGGGKNSGGGKGSGSGKGPEGNGDRGKSLKKRSYFGKLTQSKQQQMPPPPPPPPPPGAATGGKGKSGGRFRLYFCADRGATKERKEAKEVKDTEPPEGAARGPHRARAFDEDEDDPYVPMRPGVAAPLASSSDYMPMAPQNVSVSKKRHSRSPFEDSRGYMMMFPRVSPPPVPSPPKAPDPAKEDDSKDNDSDSDYMFMAPGAGAIPKNPRNPQGGASSKSWSSYFSLPNPFRSSPLGQSDHSEYVPMLPGKFLGKGLEKEVSSNRGPKDTASKPSVEGSFSKPRDGGSPPKRSGDGPPKNKAKRPNRLPFMTKGNKVKPKPQKPTQEQREADSPGGYVNTDFPKRGYNMPDPCLQRLPGVWGIIADPRQLAFSNYVNVEFGVPFPNPADNLSDLFRAIPGANPFFLEGATGSSANREEGDYIEVIFNPAMTPAVPFADSAIRYDAETGRIYVVDPFCECCMNISLSPSRCCERPPVARLLLREELERRRPQSRSQSFFAAARAAISAFPTDSLERDLSASFAAAAAAVPTLAVGRALAAASALVAAPGIGAAAAGLEAAAGFDSASVRWFLPVADAAGAAVRGAQDVAGGSNPRAPNPSADLAGGENRAGGAAAAAAAPPPSPGRGRVPRPPEREDSDDDDTYVRMDFARRDNGKFDSPQRE; from the coding sequence TGGCTAGTTGCTCCTTCGCTCGCGACCAAGCGACAAGGAGACTGCGAGCTGCAGCAGCGGCAACAGCGGCGGCTCTAGCTGCGGCGGCGACCACCCCGTTTCTTTCCTCGAGAACCCCCACCGCACTCATTGGGACCGGGTCGTCTTGTCCGGGAGCCATGTGGCTCTCCACGGCCACTGGCTCCCGGTCAGACTCGGAGTCCGACGAGGAGGACCTCCCCGTCGGGGACGAAGTCTGCAAACGCGGCTACCTGCGGAAGCAGAAGCATGGGCACTGGCGCTACTTCGTGCTCAAACTCGAGACCGCCGACGCCCCAGCTCGGCTGGAATACTACGAAAATGCCAGGAAGTTCCGGCACAGTGTCCGCGCCGCGGCGGCTGCAGCGGCGGCGGCCGCCTCCGGCGCCACGGTCCCCGCACTCATTGCACCGCGGCGCGTGATCACCCTGTACCAGTGCTTCTCGGTGAGCCAGCGAGCCGACGCAAGGTACCCACACCTCATCGCTCTTTTCACCCAAAACGAGTATTTCGCAATGGTGGCCGAGAATGAGTCGGAGCAAGAAAGCTGGTACTTGCTGCTCAGCCGCCTCATCCTCGAGAGTAAGCGGCGCCGCTGCGGCACGCTCGGCGCGCAGCCGGAGGGAGAGCCCGCCGCGCTAGCGGCTGCAGCGGCGGCGGAGCCACCCTTCTACAAAGATGTGTGGCAGGTAATAGTCAAACCCAGGGGGCTGGGGCACCGAAAAGAGCTGAGCGGCGTGTTCCGGCTCTGTCTTACCGACGAGGAGGTTCTGTTCGTGAGGTTAAATACCGAAGTGGCCAGCGTGGTCGTCCAGCTCCTGAGCATCCGTCGCTGTGGGCACTCGGAGCAGTATTTCTTCTTGGAAGTCGGCAGGTCCACCGTCATCGGTCCGGGGGAGCTCTGGATGCAAGTGGATGACTGTGTGGTGGCCCAAAACATGCACGAGCTGTTTTTGGAGAAGATGAGAGCCTTGTGTGCGGACGAGTACAGAGCCCGCTGCCGCAGCTACAGCATCAGCATCGGCGGCCACCTGTTAACCCTGCTGTCCACTAGGAGGCACCTGGACATGCTGCCGCTCGAGCCCGGTGGCTGGCTCCGAAGGTCCCGCTTTGAGCAGTTTTGCCACCTTTGGGCCATCGGTGACGACGGGGAAGACGAGATGCTCCTCTCCAGGCGCTACATAACACCCAATGAGCCTGTGCCCCCCTCCAGACGAGGAAGACTACACCTGCCCAGAGGGCGCAGATCCAGGAGAGCGACTTCAGTGCCAGCCAGCTTTTTCCGCCGCGCCGCACCCAGCCCTGTGCGCATCCAGTGCCCTACAGAAGCCCTCCACGACCGAGATCCCGTGTCTTCTGAAGCCTCTGGTTCTGGCTCTGGCAACTCGGGGGAAGAAGGCGGTCCTCAGGGCAAAGAGGATCAGGAAGAAAACGAAGGTGACTATATGCCCATGAACAACTGGGGCTCGGGAAATGGCCGGGGCTCAGGAAGTGGACAGGGTTCAAGTGGGCAAGGCTCCAGTAGCCAAAGCTCCGGGGGAAGTCAGTGCTCAGGCAGGGGGCATGGCTCCGGAGGTGGTCAGGGTTCAAGTGGCAGCCATGGCTCAAGTGGCAGAGGCTCTGGGGAGCAGAGTGCAGGAGGAAACCAGTGCTCGGGAGACGGCCAGGGTACCGCTGGGCATGGCTCAGGCAGTGGCCAGGGAGCTGGAGGTGGGCACGGCTCAGGCCgtggccaggggcccggagatgGCCACGGCTCAGGCGGTGGCAAGAACTCGGGAGGGGGCAAAGGCTCGGGGAGTGGGAAGGGCCCCGAAGGCAATGGTGATCGTGGGAAATCTCTGAAGAAAAGATCCTACTTTGGCAAATTAACTCAAAGCAAGCAACAGCAAATGCCGCCACCTccgccacctccacccccaccaggtGCAGCAACTGGTGGCAAAGGGAAGTCTGGGGGAAGGTTCCGACTTTATTTTTGTGCAGACAGAGGGGCCACAAAAGAACGTAAAGAAGCCAAAGAAGTGAAAGACACGGAGCCCCCAGAAGGTGCAGCTCGGGGTCCCCACAGAGCCAGAGCTTTTGATGAAGACGAGGATGATCCCTATGTGCCAATGAGGCCAGGTGTGGCTGCTCCTCTCGCAAGCTCCAGTGACTACATGCCCATGGCTCCTCAAAATGTCTCTGTGTCCAAAAAGCGTCACTCTCGATCACCTTTCGAAGATTCGAGAGGGTACATGATGATGTTTCCCAGAGTGAGCCCACCACCTGTGCCAAGTCCTCCAAAAGCACCTGATCCTGCTAAAGAGGATGACTCAAAGGACAATGACAGTGATAGTGACTACATGTTCATGGCTCCTGGAGCTGGCGCCATTCCCAAAAACCCCAGAAATCCTCAGGGAGGCGCTTCCTCCAAAAGTTGGAGCTCCTACTTCTCTCTGCCAAATCCTTTTCGGAGCTCCCCATTGGGACAGAGTGACCACAGTGAGTATGTACCGatgttacctggaaaattcctagGAAAGGGCCTAGAGAAGGAAGTCTCATCTAACAGAGGCCCCAAAGATACAGCTTCAAAGCCTTCAGTTGAAGGGTCGTTCTCAAAGCCTAGAGATGGGGGATCACCTCCCAAGCGTTCAGGTGATGGGCCCCCCAAGAACAAGGCTAAGAGACCTAATAGACTTCCTTTTATGACCAAAGGAAACAAAGTCAAGCCAAAACCACAAAAGCCCACACAGGAGCAGAGAGAAGCCGACAGCCCTGGGGGCTACGTCAACACTGACTTCCCTAAGAGAGGTTATAATATGCCAGATCCATGTCTTCAAAGACTTCCAGGTGTGTGGGGCATAATTGCCGACCCCAGACAGTTGGCCTTTTCCAATTATGTGAATGTTGAGTTCGGAGTGCCATTTCCAAATCCAGCAGACAACCTCTCAGATCTCTTCAGAGCTATCCCAGGTGCCAATCCCTTCTTTCTGGAAGGTGCTACAGGGAGCAGTGCTAATAGGGAAGAAGGTGACTACATCGAAGTGATTTTCAACCCGGCGATGACACCAGCTGTGCCTTTTGCTGACAGTGCCATTCGCTACGATGCCGAAACTGGTCGCATCTACGTGGTCGACCCATTTTGTGAGTGCTGTATGAACATTTCTCTCTCCCCCAGCCGCTGCTGCGAACGACCACCTGTAGCGAGGCTGCTGCTGCGGGAAGAGCTAGAGCGAAGGCGCCCACAAAGCCGTTCGCAAAGTTTCTTTGCAGCCGCCAGAGCCGCCATCTCGGCTTTCCCGACCGACAGCCTCGAGAGAGACCTATCCGCCTCCTTCGCCGCGGCCGCGGCCGCCGTGCCAACCTTAGCCGTGGGCCGGGCTTTAGCCGCCGCCTCCGCTTTGGTCGCAGCTCCCGGCATCGGCGCAGCCGCCGCCGGCCTCGAGGCCGCCGCTGGATTTGACTCCGCCTCCGTCCGCTGGTTCCTACCTGTTGCCGATGCTGCTGGTGCCGCGGTCAGGGGGGCCCAAGACGTTGCGGGTGGCTCGAACCCCAGAGCCCCAAACCCATCAGCAGACCTGGCCGGAGGTGAGAACCGAGCCGGTGGGGCTGCCGCTGCAGCCGCCGCTCCGCCTCCATCACCTGGCCGCGGCCGGGTGCCCAGACCCCCAGAGCGAGAAGATTCTGACGACGACGACACGTACGTGAGAATGGACTTTGCAAGACGTGACAACGGGAAGTTCGACTCTCCCCAAAGAG